In the Psychromicrobium lacuslunae genome, CGCCAGAAGGGCCTAGCCTGCGTGATGGATCTTCTGCAGGGCGCGATTATCGCGCTAGCGGGGTTGTGGGCTGGCACCATCAATTCGGTGGTGGGTTCCGGAACTCTGGTAACTTTTCCGGTCTTGGTCGCGCTCGGTTACGCGCCAGTAGTGGCCTCAATTTCCAATGCCACCGGCCTAGTTGCCGGAAATGCTGCCGGAGCCTGGGGCTACCGCAAGGAGCTAGCCGGCCTCCGCAGCCAAGTGCTTCGGCTGTTGCCAGCTTCCATTCTGGGCGGAATCATCGGGGCCTGGTTGCTGCTGCACCTGCCGGAGAGCGTGTTCGGAGTGGTGGCTCCGATCCTGATCGTGCTAGCGCTGCTGATGGTGATCTTTCAACCCCGCTTGCAGCGCTGGGTGGCGGCCAAACGGGAAACCGAGGAACCAACGGCCGGCCACACGGTATTGCTCACGGTGGCGGTCTTCCTGATTGGTATTTATGGCGGTTATTTCGTCGCCGCCCAAGGCATCTTGCTGGTCGCGGTGATGGGCATTCTGCTCAGCGGGACCATGCAAACTGCCAATGCGATGAAGAACGTTTTGGTGCTGGGCGTCAACCTGGTGGCGGCCGCTTCCTATCTAATTTTTGCTTTCGACCGGATTGCTTGGCCCGTGGTTGCCGTGATCGCGGTGACCTCGACCATCGGCGGTTTCCTCGGCGCCAAGATTGGCCGCCGACTCAAGCCCGTGGTGTTGCGGAGCGTCATTGTGCTGCTAGGCCTGGTCGCCCTCTATTTCATGGTCGCTAAATTGCTGGGGTTCTAAGATGCTTATTCAGTTAGAGTCGGCCGACGACGAACGGTTGCACGATTACACCAAACTCACCGAGGTGCAGTTGCGGCTCAGCATTGAAGCCGAGCAGGGGCTTTACATCGCTGAGAGTTCCCGGGTACTGCGGCGAGCACTCGATGCCGGGCACCAACCGCGGTCATTCTTCATGGCAGAAAAGTGGCTTGAAGGGCTGTCGGATGTTTTTGAGCAATACCCGGAGGTGCCGGTGTTCTACGGCTCCGAGCAAGTCCTGGAGTCGGTAACTGGTTTTCATCTGCATCGAGGTGCGCTTGCGGCGATGAACCGACCCGCCCCCGCCGAGCCCGCGGAGTTGCTCCGCAACGCCCGACGAGTGGCGGTCTTGGAAGACATCATTGACCACACCAACCTCGGTGCGATCTTCCGTTCCGCGGCCGGCTTGGGCATTGATGCTGTGCTGCTTAGCCCGCGCTGTGCCGATCCGCTCTACCGGCGGAGCGTTCGGGTCAGTATGGGCACGGTTTTCCAAGTGCCCTGGGCCCGGTTGGTTGAGTGGCCGTCACGACTCTTCGCCGAACACGGCTTCAATACTGCGGCGCTAGCACTGGGCGATGACTCAGTGAGCCTTGATCAGCTAGCGGCTGCGCCGCCAAAACGTCTTGCCTTGTTCCTGGGAACCGAAGGAGATGGTTTGAGCACTGAAACGCTGGCCTCGGTCGACCGCAAGGTGATGATTCCGATGCATGGCGGTGTTGACTCGCTCAATGTCGCGGCAGCTTCGGCAGTGGCATTCTGGGCAATGCGAGTACCGGGGGCATAAGTCGCGATCGCGGTGCTAACCACGGGCGAACTAGGGGAGATCTACTTTAGTAGCGGCACCATTTTTCATGGGCAAAGTGGTGCTGCTGTTATAGCTGCTCCATTGTGGAGCGCTAATGTGGTGCAGGCAGTATAGCTCGAGGAACCCGAGGTGAGGGATGAGCCTCGGGAGGGCATGGGGGATATCGCATAGCGGGCTCCTAGGGTTCTCTCGCTCACGCCGCAGCTTGTGGACGATATGCTTGGGGCCATGCGTAAAGGCGATCTTGCTGAAGATTTCGAGCTGCCCGATCAACAAGGTCGGCCAGTGCGGCTCAGTTCTCTGCTCTCGCACGGTCCGGTGGTGTTGTTCTTCTACCCGCTGGCGCTGAGCGGCGGTTGTAGCCAGGAAGTCGCTCACTTCGAAACTCAACAGGCAAAATTCGCAGCCCTCGGGGCCCAGCTTGTCGGGATTAGCCGGGACAGCGTCGAGCGACAGGCAGAATTCGCGATTGACTTAGCGGTTTCCTTCCCGCTTCTGTCCGATCAGGAAGGTGAAGTCACTGAGGCTTATGGTGTGCGCCGTCGCCTGTTGGCTAAGACTCTGCCGGTGAAACGTTCTACCTTCGTTATTGATGGGACGGGAAAGATCATCGACGTCATCTCGAGCGAGACCGACATGCTGACGCACGCCGACTCCGCACTGCTGACCTTGGAGAAGCTGAAGGATTGAGTTTTTAGCACTTTGGCCGCGGAGCCGCTAAGATTGAGTGTTGGTCTGTGTTCGATTCGTTGAATTCCACGTCTTGGACGAGGCCCCTTATCCGTGAAACATCAGATCTGGCAAAATCCAGGTCACCTATCTAAAGGCACAAACGTGAAGAACGATATCCACCCGAAGTACGAAGCTATTGTGTTCAACGACCTGGCTTCCGGCACCAAGTTCCTGACCCGGTCCACTGCGACCTCGGACAAGACCATTGAGTGGGAAGACGGCAACACCTACCCGGTGATCGACGTTGAAATCTCCTCCGAATCGCACCCGTTCTACACTGGCAAGCAGCGCATCATGGACAGCGCCGGCCGCGTGGAGCGCTTCAACGCTCGCTTCAAGGGCTTCGGCAAGAAGTAAGTTTCAGTTTTTCGAAAGGGCGGTGTGCTTCGGCACGCCGCCTTTTTTCGTACCTGCTGGGGAACGATCCTGCTGTCGAGAAGAAAAGATCCGAGTGGAAGTGTTGCAGAGCACGCCAGCCCGGCGGAGTAAATTTATCGCGCGATACGTTGTATTGATGAGTTCAATCGAAGGGTGAGAAGTGACTGATCAGGCGGATAACACCGAGCATTTTCATGGCGAATACAAGGTGGTCGGCGGAAAGCTGGTGGTGGCAGATCTCGCTGTGCGTGATGGTCTGCTCAGTGAGGTGTCGATCAATGGCGACTTCTTCCTGGAACCCGATGAAGCTCTCGACGACATTAACGCAGCGCTCACCGGCCTGGCCGCAGAGACTTCCGCGAAGGACCTTTCCGCAGCGGTGCAGGCGGCGCTGCCGGCCGAGGCGGTGCTCTTTGGGTTCTCCACTGAGGCGATAGCCGTGGCAGTCCGTAGGGCGCTGAAGAAGGCAACCACCTGGGCGGACCATGACTTCGATATCATCCCGCCCACTCCGCTGGACACCTATCAGCATGTCGCGCTGGACGAGGTGCTGACCCGCCAGGTCGGTGCAGGTCTGCGCAAACCGACGCTGCGATTCTGGGAATGGGAATCGCCATCGGTGGTGATCGGGAGCTTCCAGTCAATGCGTAATGAGGTGGACCCGGAGGGCGTCGAGCGCTTTGGCGTGACCGTGGTACGCCGAATCAGCGGCGGTGGTGCGATGTTCATGGAACCCGGCAATGCGATCACCTATTCGCTCTACATACCGCAGAGCCTGGTCGATGGTCTGAGTTTCGCGGACTCGTATCCTTTCCTCGATGCTTGGGTGATGGCTAGCCTGCAAAAACTGGGCATCTCCGCCAAGTACGTGCCGCTTAATGACATCGCCACCGAGCAGGGCAAGATCGGCGGTGCAGCGCAGAAGAGGACCAGCAATGGCGGACTGCTGCACCACGTCACGATGTCTTATGACATTGACGCCGATAAAATGATGCAAGTACTGAGGATCGGTCGGGAGAAACTCTCTGATAAAGGCATCGCCTCGGCAAAGAAACGAGTAGATCCGCTACGCCGACAGACCGGGATGGCCCGCGAGGAGATCATTAAGGTGATGATGGAGACCTTCCAGGAACTCTACTCAGCACGCCTCGTCGAACTTTCGGATCAGGACCTTGAAGCTACAGACGATCTAGTGCGGGCAAAGTTCAGCACCACGCCCTGGACGTATCGGGTACCCTAATAGGCCAGCCTTTCGGCCTAAGTGGAGAAGAAATTGACGAGCTCGGAAGTTGCTTGGTCATAGTGCTGTTTGCTGAACACAAAGGGCCCAAAGCGGTATCGACGATTAGGCCGATTAGGATAGCGGAAGTCTTTCCAAATAACGGTCTTGCTGGACGCCTCAACCGTGACCTCCAGCGGTCGGTCGCCGATATCCCCGCAATCGCAGCCCAGTAGCCAGATGCGATCGGGGGCGGGAAAACTTCCCAGGCCATACCAATAATCGTGATGGTTATGATTCCAAAACCAGCCGATGGCGACTGGGCCGTATTCACCCGCAGAATCCATCAGCGCCGAGTTCTCGTAGTCGGTAATGAGCTGGATGAGGGACTTTCCGTCAATATAGGGAGTGATACCGCCGGTGGTACCACCATCGAAACCTTCCTCTTTGAATTCTAATCTATTTAATTTCATTCGATAAGCATAGCGGAAATATCGTGGACACGAATTCTTCGATCATCACGAGAATACCCGTCATTACCGATTGAAAAACTCAGAAATACTTGCAACCTGAGTATCGTATTCTTCGCGCTCAAAGGTATAGGAGAGCATGCCGGGAACAGGCTTCGGCGAGGTGCCCGAATGGAAATTACTCCAGCTCACTTGCTGAGCCTCAGCGGTGACTGACGTTTGCAGGGGACAGCAACCAACTTCGCCGCAGTCGCAGGACAAGACCCAGATCTGCGACTCGTCAAGGAAGGAGAACTCGCCATACCAAAAACGTTCGGCCGGCCCAAAGAACCCAACGTTCGGCCACAGCTCTCCATGACTCAGGCCAAGTTCGTTTCCGGCGAGTTTCTCATATTCATCCACAATGTCAATCAATGATTTGCCATCAATATAAGGAACTATTCCTTGGTTCCCCCCTTTTTCGATAATACGCAACTCGATTTTATTAGTTCTCATGGTCATACTGTAGCAATCGGAGATCTCCGCTAGGCTGGAAGAGTGGAATTGAGAACCGAGAGACTTGAGCTGAGGCATCCACTGCCGGAAGACTGTGACCAGCTTTTTACGATGTTCAACGATCCGCAGGGCTGGGTCTATGAACCAGAGGGCAGGCACCTGGAGCGCTCAGTGACCGAGGGATTCATTGCCCGGGCTGCAGCTCGCTGGCTCAATGACGGACTGAGTTACTGGACCGTTCGGCTCATCGGCTCCGATCAGATCATTGGCATTGGTGGTGCGCAGCGGCACAGTAGCGGGCACTGGAACCTGAGCTACCGGCTGGGCACTGAGCAGCAAGGTCACGGCTATGCCGTCGAGTTAGGCCGGGCTGGTATGGCGGCGGCGCAGCAAGCGGACCCGGAGGTGGCGGTGATCGCCTGGATCCACGAGACGAACCTGCCTTCACAACGGGTGGCCGAGCGGCTTGGGCTGAGCTTTCAAGGAGTTTTTATCGACCAGAATGACGGCAAGCCGCGGATGGCCTTCACCGACCGCCCGCTGAACTTAACGCCCGCTGAGCCGAAACCCGCTAGGCTAGCTGCGCCCGAAGGGATCGTTTGAGGTCGTCAAGTTCTTCGAGAATGAGTCGGCGCAAAGCGGCGGGTGCCTGCTGATGGCTCTCCAACCAGTCCTCGGCAAGCAGCACCACAGGCTGCG is a window encoding:
- a CDS encoding TrmH family RNA methyltransferase, with the protein product MLIQLESADDERLHDYTKLTEVQLRLSIEAEQGLYIAESSRVLRRALDAGHQPRSFFMAEKWLEGLSDVFEQYPEVPVFYGSEQVLESVTGFHLHRGALAAMNRPAPAEPAELLRNARRVAVLEDIIDHTNLGAIFRSAAGLGIDAVLLSPRCADPLYRRSVRVSMGTVFQVPWARLVEWPSRLFAEHGFNTAALALGDDSVSLDQLAAAPPKRLALFLGTEGDGLSTETLASVDRKVMIPMHGGVDSLNVAAASAVAFWAMRVPGA
- a CDS encoding lipoate--protein ligase family protein is translated as MTDQADNTEHFHGEYKVVGGKLVVADLAVRDGLLSEVSINGDFFLEPDEALDDINAALTGLAAETSAKDLSAAVQAALPAEAVLFGFSTEAIAVAVRRALKKATTWADHDFDIIPPTPLDTYQHVALDEVLTRQVGAGLRKPTLRFWEWESPSVVIGSFQSMRNEVDPEGVERFGVTVVRRISGGGAMFMEPGNAITYSLYIPQSLVDGLSFADSYPFLDAWVMASLQKLGISAKYVPLNDIATEQGKIGGAAQKRTSNGGLLHHVTMSYDIDADKMMQVLRIGREKLSDKGIASAKKRVDPLRRQTGMAREEIIKVMMETFQELYSARLVELSDQDLEATDDLVRAKFSTTPWTYRVP
- a CDS encoding type B 50S ribosomal protein L31; translated protein: MKNDIHPKYEAIVFNDLASGTKFLTRSTATSDKTIEWEDGNTYPVIDVEISSESHPFYTGKQRIMDSAGRVERFNARFKGFGKK
- a CDS encoding GNAT family N-acetyltransferase, with the protein product MELRTERLELRHPLPEDCDQLFTMFNDPQGWVYEPEGRHLERSVTEGFIARAAARWLNDGLSYWTVRLIGSDQIIGIGGAQRHSSGHWNLSYRLGTEQQGHGYAVELGRAGMAAAQQADPEVAVIAWIHETNLPSQRVAERLGLSFQGVFIDQNDGKPRMAFTDRPLNLTPAEPKPARLAAPEGIV
- a CDS encoding peroxiredoxin translates to MRKGDLAEDFELPDQQGRPVRLSSLLSHGPVVLFFYPLALSGGCSQEVAHFETQQAKFAALGAQLVGISRDSVERQAEFAIDLAVSFPLLSDQEGEVTEAYGVRRRLLAKTLPVKRSTFVIDGTGKIIDVISSETDMLTHADSALLTLEKLKD
- a CDS encoding sulfite exporter TauE/SafE family protein; the encoded protein is MDLLQGAIIALAGLWAGTINSVVGSGTLVTFPVLVALGYAPVVASISNATGLVAGNAAGAWGYRKELAGLRSQVLRLLPASILGGIIGAWLLLHLPESVFGVVAPILIVLALLMVIFQPRLQRWVAAKRETEEPTAGHTVLLTVAVFLIGIYGGYFVAAQGILLVAVMGILLSGTMQTANAMKNVLVLGVNLVAAASYLIFAFDRIAWPVVAVIAVTSTIGGFLGAKIGRRLKPVVLRSVIVLLGLVALYFMVAKLLGF